Proteins from one Telopea speciosissima isolate NSW1024214 ecotype Mountain lineage chromosome 1, Tspe_v1, whole genome shotgun sequence genomic window:
- the LOC122648483 gene encoding PRKR-interacting protein 1 homolog produces the protein MSSGRLKDSTEGDLHIVPVPERPKTVIPAIPPLPPAAVSNALVEYTKPLPNEEEEDLEVKLRRIIDHVPVRVSNTSGSSAGSGSGDFHQYRQMRRKEQDRLTRMDVDYQKRKELSEFNMRREERMKAAEERTAKKRLKRLKKKQRKKMKKNKLNSGGEEEQKEGSSDDDDNDSETGEDVK, from the exons ATGTCATCTGGTCGACTGAAAGACTCGACGGAGGGGGATTTGCATATCGTCCCAGTGCCGGAGAGACCGAAAACGGTTATTCCGGCTATCCCGCCTCTCCCACCAGCTGCGGTATCCAACGCACTCGTAGAGTATACGAAACCCTTACCgaacgaggaagaagaagatctcGAAGTCAAGCTCCGCAGGATAATTGATCATGTTCCTGTCCGTGTCAGCAACACCTCTGGCAGTTCCGCCGGTTCTGGCTCCGGTGACTTCCACCAG TATCGGCAAATGAGACGGAAAGAGCAAGATCGCCTTACCAGGATGGATGTAGATTACCAGAAAAGAAAGGAACTGTCTGAGTTTAATAtgaggagggaagaaagaatgAAAGCTGCAGAAGAACGGACTGCAAAGAAGCGCTTGAAACGcctaaagaagaaacaaaggaagaaaatgaagaagaacaaattGAACTCTGGTGGGGAagaggaacagaaagaaggttcttctgatgatgatgacaatgatTCAGAGACTGGTGAAGATGTAAAATGA
- the LOC122648482 gene encoding reticulon-like protein B11 isoform X1, with product MGDGDLDCQSVGEQFSSQSRRKSIHQALGGGAIAEALLWKRWTSGAFLLVSTTAFWFLFEWAGYGLLSFVANVLLLLVIILFLWAKSACLLNRPLPPLPDLEVSEDFVGRAAGVARVWVNRLLKVAHDISLGGDVKLFLQVIFGLWLVSYIGSLFSFLTLVYIGALISLTVPALYDKYQDHVDDKLYKALEVLSTHYRKIDNILSKIPRPVNKEKKIQ from the exons ATGGGAGACGGTGATTTAGACTGTCAATCTGTTGGGGAGCAATTTTCATCACAATCTCGCCGGAAATCGATTCATCAAGCTCTTGGCGGTGGCGCAA TTGCTGAGGCGCTATTGTGGAAAAGATGGACTTCAGGGGCTTTTCTGCTTGTGTCTACGACTGCCTTTTGGTTCCTGTTCGAATGGGCTGGATACGGTCTGCTATCATTTGTCGCTAATGTGCTATTGCTTCTGGTTATAATCTTGTTCTTGTGGGCGAAGTCCGCATGTCTCCTCAATAG GCCTCTGCCTCCTCTTCCGGATCTGGAAGTCTCCGAGGATTTTGTTGGGAGGGCTGCGGGTGTTGCAAGAGTGTGGGTAAATCGCCTACTGAAAGTTGCCCATGATATCTCTCTTGGAGGAGATGTGAAACTTTTCCTTCAG GTAATTTTTGGTCTATGGCTGGTTTCTTATATTGGAAGTCTCTTCAGCTTCCTCACTCTTGTCTATATTG GTGCTCTTATATCTCTCACTGTTCCTGCTTTGTATGACAAGTACCAGGATCATGTTGATGACAAGCTGTATAAAGCACTCGAAGTCCTTTCAACACATTACAGGAAAATTGATAACATCTTAAGCAAGATACCCAGACCTGtaaacaaggaaaagaagattcAATAG
- the LOC122648482 gene encoding reticulon-like protein B11 isoform X2 — MGDGDLDCQSVGEQFSSQSRRKSIHQALGGGAIAEALLWKRWTSGAFLLVSTTAFWFLFEWAGYGLLSFVANVLLLLVIILFLWAKSACLLNRPLPPLPDLEVSEDFVGRAAGVARVWVNRLLKVAHDISLGGDVKLFLQVIFGLWLVSYIGSLFSFLTLVYIGALISLTVPALYDKYQDHVDDKLYKALEVLSTHYRKIDNILSKIPRPVNKEKKIQ; from the exons ATGGGAGACGGTGATTTAGACTGTCAATCTGTTGGGGAGCAATTTTCATCACAATCTCGCCGGAAATCGATTCATCAAGCTCTTGGCGGTGGCGCAA TTGCTGAGGCGCTATTGTGGAAAAGATGGACTTCAGGGGCTTTTCTGCTTGTGTCTACGACTGCCTTTTGGTTCCTGTTCGAATGGGCTGGATACGGTCTGCTATCATTTGTCGCTAATGTGCTATTGCTTCTGGTTATAATCTTGTTCTTGTGGGCGAAGTCCGCATGTCTCCTCAATAG GCCTCTGCCTCCTCTTCCGGATCTGGAAGTCTCCGAGGATTTTGTTGGGAGGGCTGCGGGTGTTGCAAGAGTGTGGGTAAATCGCCTACTGAAAGTTGCCCATGATATCTCTCTTGGAGGAGATGTGAAACTTTTCCTTCAG GTAATTTTTGGTCTATGGCTGGTTTCTTATATTGGAAGTCTCTTCAGCTTCCTCACTCTTGTCTATATTG GTGCTCTTATATCTCTCACTGTTCCTGCTTTGTATGACAAGTACCAGGATCATGTTGATGACAAGCTGTATAAAGCACTCGAAGTCCTTTCAACACATTACAGGAAAATTGATAACATCTTAAGCAAGATACCCAGACCTGtaaacaaggaaaagaagattcAATA G